The Naumovozyma dairenensis CBS 421 chromosome 1, complete genome genomic interval AGACTATCTCATACGTGGGCctatttttattcaacCAGTGAATTATTGAAGTAGGGTTAGGAATTTCTTGTTGGAATATAACCATTTGTTTCCTATCACTTGAATCTGTTGGGAAGATGTTTTCTAACTTCCCTGATTCATAAGTAGATTTGCCATTAGCACCCTgtgtaataataatacggTTCTGACCACTACCATCTTTTTGTTCTACGAGAATGGTAGCTATACCTGTCATGACATTCGGTAAGATACCCACGTTAGCAACATCGACATTATTCTTCCTTAAAATGTCAAGTAGTTGTTCACCAAATGAATCCTTACCGACGTTACCTACCATTTTAACTTTATAGTTAGCTTTAGGATCCTTCATTCTTGCTGTAGCTATAGTTTGATTTAAACCTTTTCCACCAGCATGAGTCTCGAAATGATTTGCTCGAAAGGTCTCCCCTGAATCTGGGACTCTATCTGTGTAAGTCACCAGGTCATAATTCAATGAACCTACAATTGTAATACCCATTTTTTCtcaagtatatatatttatcttcTCTATGATATAGAAATGTTTAGCTTAGGAAACCGGTTTTTTCCCTTCCAGTAGAGGACAAATAATACTTAAATTTAGTATAATTTTTGTCTatattttgtattattttccttttaggaatttttcaattttttgaCACATTTATTTCAGGTTACCTAATACGGACATAGATTACTGCATAAAGAAATGCCTTCCAAATCGggaaattttgatattttcttgaaaatttttgaaaaattaaagtgAACTCAAATATTGCttagaaaagaagagaTGACTTAAGAATTATTGatcaataaattaaatgttGGCTATATAGTATAGTAATACAATTGACACAATAATATAGCTGATAACCACACCAACTATCAAGTAAAAATGACTGACGTTGAAGAAACTGTGGAAATTCAACCAATAAGTTTCCCTCCAGAGGTTTTTGCCCGAATCTCACCAGAGTTATCATTACAAAGGCATCTTGCGTTGGGGCTCCGTCCATCCTTAAGGAGGTTCGATGAATTTAgagatattgaaattaatgaagattCATTGTCTCGTTTCAATGCTAGCCATATGATGAACGAAGATTCTCAGAATAATATCTTGGGTTCTAACGTTCTAAAATGTGGGAAGACTTTTGTCATTACTTCAATTACAGGGGGGATAATTGAAGATACGAGTACATCCCTAGATGAAGTTGATATTGGAGAAAAGGAATTACTAGATATTGTGGAACAAGAAGATTCGTTAAACAAATACACTTCTGTATACCCAGTTGTGGAAGTCGAAAGAGGAAGAGTTGGTGCATGtactgatgaagaaatgacTGTTTCACAGAAATTGTTCGATTCTTTATTACATTCAAGAATAATACCAAAGGATTCTTTGAAAGTACAAACAGGTATAAGAACTACTGACGAAAATGGTGTATCTCAAATTATATATCCGGATGAGGTAAATAATGTTGATGGTAATGATGTAGATGATTCATATAAACATGTTATGCCAAGGAAGAAATGGTCATATGTTTTATATGCAAAGATCGTTGTGTATAGTCGTACAGGGCCAGTGTTTGATATGTGTTGGAATTCTTTAATGTATGCATTACAATCAACAAGGCTTCCTAGAGCATTTATTGATGAGCGTGCTacagatttgaaaatgacaGTTAGAATGAAAGGTAGGAGTACTACTATTAGAGAAGCTTATGATATATTATGTGATCCTAAAAAATCGTTACCATTGACCTTGAATGATTCAAATCTTGCCTATGCATCGAGTTTCGGTATAATCGATCTTGATCCTGAGGTTGCATTAGAAGAAGcaagaaaacaagaagataaaCAAGAGGATGTTGAGATGGATAAAATAGACTCTATACTACTCGCAGATATTGATACAGAAGCGGAAGAATCTAGTATATATTCCACAATATCTCTAATTAACAATCTAAAAGGTGATTTTAAACAATTAAGTATAATAGGTGCTGGT includes:
- the RBK1 gene encoding putative ribokinase (similar to Saccharomyces cerevisiae RBK1 (YCR036W); ancestral locus Anc_1.138), yielding MGITIVGSLNYDLVTYTDRVPDSGETFRANHFETHAGGKGLNQTIATARMKDPKANYKVKMVGNVGKDSFGEQLLDILRKNNVDVANVGILPNVMTGIATILVEQKDGSGQNRIIITQGANGKSTYESGKLENIFPTDSSDRKQMVIFQQEIPNPTSIIHWLNKNRPTYEIVFNPSPFEPISAEDWHLVDVLIVNEVEAVQILETIYNNEEIKNYKSAIEKDFVEGYEKICSVLQKTLVSQSKSAIVVTTLGSKGALFCSKDHPTVGFVPSCKVDSIVDTTGAGDTFLGSLVTQLYQGQDLEKAMKFSTVASSLSIQKRGAAESMPTFEDVQSSF
- the RRP43 gene encoding exosome non-catalytic core subunit RRP43 (similar to Saccharomyces cerevisiae RRP43 (YCR035C); ancestral locus Anc_1.139); the protein is MTDVEETVEIQPISFPPEVFARISPELSLQRHLALGLRPSLRRFDEFRDIEINEDSLSRFNASHMMNEDSQNNILGSNVLKCGKTFVITSITGGIIEDTSTSLDEVDIGEKELLDIVEQEDSLNKYTSVYPVVEVERGRVGACTDEEMTVSQKLFDSLLHSRIIPKDSLKVQTGIRTTDENGVSQIIYPDEVNNVDGNDVDDSYKHVMPRKKWSYVLYAKIVVYSRTGPVFDMCWNSLMYALQSTRLPRAFIDERATDLKMTVRMKGRSTTIREAYDILCDPKKSLPLTLNDSNLAYASSFGIIDLDPEVALEEARKQEDKQEDVEMDKIDSILLADIDTEAEESSIYSTISLINNLKGDFKQLSIIGAGSRITPNMIRNAITLSKCRSQDLSQKIKK